Proteins encoded in a region of the Panicum hallii strain FIL2 chromosome 3, PHallii_v3.1, whole genome shotgun sequence genome:
- the LOC112886081 gene encoding rapid alkalinization factor-like translates to MAKLALALLLLLAVAATASAAASIDLDLGFLSSGGAGAGARRECRGTVAECLAEDEEAELGSASAESHRRALAGRGYISYGALRRDNVPCSRRGASYYNCRPGAQANPYHRGCSRITRCRG, encoded by the coding sequence ATGGCGAAGCTCGCGctggcgctgctgctgctcctggcCGTGGCGGCCACGGCGTCGGCCGCGGCGTCCATCGACCTGGACCTGGGCTTCCTGTcctcgggcggcgccggcgcaggGGCCCGGAGGGAGTGCCGCGGCACGGTGGCCGAGTGCCTggccgaggacgaggaggccGAGCTGGGGTCGGCCTCCGCCGAGTCGCACcgccgcgcgctcgccggccgcGGCTACATCAGCTACGGCGCGCTGCGCCGGGACAACGTGCCCTGCTCCCGCCGCGGGGCCAGCTACTACAACTGCCGCCCCGGCGCGCAGGCCAACCCCTACCACCGCGGCTGCTCCCGCATCACCCGCTGCCGCGGCTGA